The Nitrospira sp. genome window below encodes:
- a CDS encoding peptidylprolyl isomerase produces MALQFQKKDPRITITTRFGEIKVRLYSDAAPRHVDNLINLVKMGFYNGTTFHRVVPGFIIQGGDPLSKHPDRRLHGTGGPGYFLPPEPNDYPHKRGALSMAKMPRESNSTRDFNDNGSQFFICVDDNSGLDRCYTVFGEVFRGMEVVDHIVAVPRDKHDNPLEPVGITMTVKE; encoded by the coding sequence ATGGCATTGCAGTTTCAAAAGAAAGACCCGCGCATCACCATCACGACGAGATTCGGTGAGATCAAGGTTCGCCTTTATTCCGACGCTGCGCCGCGTCATGTGGACAACCTCATCAATCTTGTGAAGATGGGGTTTTATAACGGCACGACCTTCCACCGTGTGGTCCCTGGGTTTATTATTCAAGGTGGGGATCCGCTCAGCAAACATCCTGATCGCCGCCTCCACGGAACCGGAGGGCCGGGATACTTTCTCCCGCCAGAACCGAACGACTACCCACACAAGCGTGGCGCGTTGTCCATGGCCAAAATGCCGCGTGAAAGTAACAGCACACGTGACTTCAACGACAACGGCTCCCAATTTTTTATTTGCGTGGATGACAATAGCGGTCTGGACCGTTGCTATACCGTGTTTGGAGAGGTCTTTCGAGGAATGGAGGTTGTCGACCACATTGTCGCGGTCCCGCGCGATAAACATGATAATCCGTTAGAACCGGTCGGAATTACCATGACGGTCAAGGAGTAG